The Candidatus Arthromitus sp. SFB-mouse-Japan genome includes a region encoding these proteins:
- the xseB gene encoding exodeoxyribonuclease VII small subunit yields MTFEQKMGLLDKIVKELDKGNLSIEKIFEKYKDGIELCNELNGFIKELEGKVEYIESSLKGD; encoded by the coding sequence ATGACATTTGAACAGAAGATGGGATTACTTGATAAAATTGTAAAGGAACTTGATAAAGGTAATTTATCCATAGAAAAGATTTTTGAGAAATATAAAGATGGAATTGAATTATGCAATGAACTTAATGGTTTTATAAAGGAATTAGAAGGTAAGGTTGAGTATATAGAATCATCCTTAAAGGGAGATTAA
- a CDS encoding polyprenyl synthetase family protein, translating to MKFDYLKQEVDYEINNLFSNKEGLNKIIYESMSYSLSIGGKRVRPILFLYTYLLFKDNYKDLIPFACYIEMIHTYSLIHDDLPSMDNDMLRRGNLTNHVKFSESIALLSGDGLLTEALKNMIEFSIRYGMKALYATFVVAKSIDCDGMIGGQVVDIITKNKELNEYTLKYINRNKTGALIKASVLSAAYFGDARDEEIVKLSEYAHYIGLTFQIIDDILDKTSDTQTLGKTSNIDNRNKKFTYVDLYGIDECKKICEENTNKAINILNSLDKDVSNLIDFTKYMLNRKF from the coding sequence ATGAAGTTTGATTATTTAAAACAAGAAGTTGATTATGAAATAAATAATTTGTTTTCAAATAAAGAGGGTTTAAATAAGATAATCTATGAATCTATGTCTTATAGTTTATCAATCGGGGGTAAGAGGGTTAGACCTATTTTATTTTTATATACATATTTGCTTTTTAAGGATAATTATAAGGATCTTATTCCATTTGCGTGTTATATAGAAATGATTCATACATATTCACTAATACATGATGATTTGCCAAGTATGGATAATGATATGTTAAGGAGAGGTAATTTAACTAATCATGTGAAATTTAGTGAGTCCATTGCGTTATTATCTGGTGATGGTCTCTTGACTGAAGCTTTAAAAAATATGATTGAGTTTTCTATAAGGTATGGAATGAAGGCATTGTATGCAACTTTTGTAGTTGCTAAAAGTATTGATTGTGATGGAATGATTGGCGGACAAGTAGTAGATATTATAACAAAGAATAAAGAACTTAATGAATATACCCTAAAGTATATAAACAGAAATAAGACAGGAGCACTCATAAAGGCTTCTGTGTTATCTGCAGCTTATTTTGGTGATGCTAGAGATGAAGAAATTGTAAAATTATCCGAGTACGCTCATTATATAGGTTTAACTTTTCAAATAATTGATGACATTTTAGATAAGACAAGCGATACTCAGACTCTTGGTAAAACTTCTAATATTGATAATCGAAATAAGAAGTTTACATACGTTGATTTGTATGGAATTGATGAGTGTAAAAAGATTTGTGAGGAGAATACGAATAAAGCTATAAATATACTTAATTCTTTAGATAAAGATGTATCTAATTTAATTGATTTTACAAAATATATGTTGAATAGGAAGTTTTAA
- a CDS encoding TlyA family RNA methyltransferase, with the protein MGEKKRLDIILVERGFFDSRQVSRTNIMCGNVVVDGIKITKAGEKVDCDLNIEILKQKETTYVSRAGAKLKKAIDVFGINLSDKICFDIGASTGGFTDCMLREGAFKVFAIDVGYGQFDYKLRTDERVVVFERMNVRYADSENFPNKGDFASIDVSFISLEKILNKVRSFLKDNAHIVALIKPQFEAGKGKVNKKGIVKDKEVHFEVIDKIVKFVRENNFGVLDLTYSPIKGGHGNIEFLVYLGVKNAHSNTVVDNEFIERVINEAHIEQNYN; encoded by the coding sequence ATGGGTGAGAAAAAGAGATTAGATATTATCTTAGTTGAGAGAGGATTTTTTGACTCAAGGCAAGTATCTAGGACAAACATAATGTGTGGTAATGTTGTTGTTGATGGTATTAAAATAACTAAGGCTGGAGAAAAAGTTGATTGTGACTTGAATATTGAAATACTTAAGCAAAAAGAAACAACTTATGTTAGTAGAGCAGGAGCGAAGTTAAAAAAGGCAATTGATGTATTTGGAATTAATTTAAGTGATAAAATATGTTTTGATATTGGTGCATCGACTGGTGGATTTACTGATTGTATGCTCCGTGAAGGTGCTTTTAAGGTTTTTGCTATTGATGTTGGGTATGGACAATTTGATTACAAACTTAGAACAGACGAGAGAGTTGTAGTGTTTGAAAGGATGAATGTTCGTTATGCAGATTCGGAGAATTTTCCAAATAAAGGGGATTTTGCATCAATTGATGTTTCATTTATTTCTTTAGAGAAAATATTAAATAAGGTTCGAAGTTTTTTAAAAGATAATGCACATATTGTTGCATTAATAAAGCCGCAGTTTGAAGCTGGAAAAGGGAAAGTGAATAAAAAAGGAATAGTTAAAGATAAGGAAGTACATTTTGAGGTTATAGATAAAATTGTAAAGTTTGTTAGAGAAAACAATTTTGGAGTACTTGATTTAACATATTCACCCATAAAAGGTGGACATGGGAATATTGAATTTCTTGTATATCTAGGTGTTAAGAATGCACATAGTAATACTGTGGTTGATAATGAATTTATTGAACGAGTTATAAATGAGGCACATATAGAGCAAAACTATAATTAA
- a CDS encoding NAD(+)/NADH kinase, translated as MIFGISVNTSKNNYDKIVSMIEFVLKEKIDNCEVRIFLDGANLENEKHELSFLFIVGGDGTILRVVKIIDAYDLPLIGVNYGTLGFMASIELNDIERAVDQITNNEYYIEKRLMIETCVDGSYDKGYMALNDIVITKLPLSRLLKFNIFIDDKYYASFYGDGMIISTPTGSTAYSLSAGGPIVSPDIESIIITPICPHSLNAKSLVISPRSIINLEIDGADDNLYVIIDGQNQEMKIENKILKIQKCKKYCSLVRFNFYDYYSVLREKLINRI; from the coding sequence ATGATATTTGGTATATCAGTTAATACCTCTAAAAACAATTATGACAAGATTGTTAGTATGATAGAATTTGTACTGAAAGAGAAAATCGATAATTGTGAGGTTAGAATATTTTTAGATGGAGCTAACCTAGAGAATGAAAAACATGAACTTTCATTTTTGTTTATAGTTGGTGGTGATGGAACAATTCTTAGGGTTGTGAAAATTATAGATGCCTATGATCTCCCTCTAATTGGAGTTAATTATGGAACTTTAGGATTTATGGCAAGTATCGAGTTGAATGATATTGAAAGGGCAGTCGATCAGATAACGAATAATGAATATTACATAGAAAAGAGATTGATGATAGAAACTTGTGTAGATGGATCTTATGATAAGGGATATATGGCTTTAAATGATATAGTTATAACTAAATTGCCGCTATCAAGGTTATTAAAATTTAATATATTTATTGATGATAAATATTATGCTTCTTTTTATGGTGATGGAATGATAATTTCAACTCCTACAGGCTCAACGGCATACTCTTTATCTGCTGGGGGGCCAATAGTTTCTCCAGATATTGAATCAATCATTATAACTCCAATATGTCCACATTCGCTGAATGCTAAAAGCTTAGTGATTAGTCCACGAAGTATTATAAATTTAGAAATTGATGGAGCAGATGATAATTTATATGTGATTATAGATGGACAAAATCAAGAGATGAAGATAGAAAATAAAATTCTTAAAATACAAAAATGTAAGAAATATTGTTCACTTGTTAGATTTAATTTTTATGATTATTATAGTGTTTTACGCGAGAAACTGATTAATAGGATTTAA
- a CDS encoding arginine repressor: MKNKRHEKIIDIITNKDIETQEELADELRSAGFDVTQATVSRDIKLLKLIKISTNSGSYKYGILNNQEFSEVTKVERYKNIIASSILSMEQIDKTLVIRTLPGAASVVGEVIDSLNIEDIAGNVAGDNTIFVMVRNENSIASIQEKINYLIKN; this comes from the coding sequence ATAAAAAATAAACGCCATGAGAAGATAATAGATATTATAACAAATAAAGATATTGAAACTCAGGAAGAATTGGCAGATGAACTAAGAAGTGCGGGGTTTGATGTAACTCAGGCAACAGTATCTAGAGACATAAAGTTATTGAAACTTATAAAAATTTCTACAAATTCTGGGTCTTATAAATATGGAATTTTAAATAATCAAGAATTTAGTGAAGTTACTAAAGTTGAAAGATATAAAAACATAATAGCTAGTAGTATTTTATCGATGGAACAAATCGATAAAACTTTAGTAATACGTACACTTCCAGGAGCAGCTTCAGTTGTTGGTGAAGTTATAGATTCATTAAATATAGAAGATATTGCAGGGAATGTAGCGGGCGATAATACTATTTTTGTTATGGTTAGAAATGAAAATTCTATAGCTAGTATACAGGAAAAAATAAATTACCTTATAAAGAATTAG
- the recN gene encoding DNA repair protein RecN codes for MLNKMRIEKFALIDNMDLEFKNGFTVISGETGSGKSILIDAICFILGFKFSKSIVRNGEDKTSVEAIFDIYHEKINEILNENGIEIEDYLFIRREGYVNGKSIVRINGHVVTNNTLKLISKYLMDIHTQHQNYELLNNAKHINYLDKYIGKKIDFKNYLDVFREWNEIRYKINEIKNNDLNDSYIEYVKFQINELTSAKLIIGEDYELEEKIKLLNNSEKISKTLNFSLDSLIYREQFAINSELINIIKSIRMIDLKDLNEISNKLEGIYYDLESISEDIKAICDKTHFDVNEFDCINARIYKINALKKKFNKMNVEELVKYNEELQLYLDNVLNQERVLKDYEKIEYEKRKQLKIEADKITEIRKKYAKMIENEIVNELNYMGMENIIFKINIEKDKYFTQTGNDNVNFFISTNKGEPLKDLSKVVSGGELSRIMLALKIVFLGNEPISGIIFDEIDTGVSGKIAQKVGEKMYSLSKRCQVFCITHLAQIASLSDNHYVVSKKIENDKTYSHIKMIGDEEKVSEIAKMIGGESITEGAFISAKELIGNKKLLE; via the coding sequence ATGTTAAATAAAATGAGGATAGAAAAGTTTGCTTTAATAGATAATATGGATTTGGAATTTAAAAATGGATTTACAGTAATTTCCGGAGAAACGGGATCAGGGAAATCTATTTTAATCGATGCCATATGTTTTATACTTGGATTTAAATTTAGCAAAAGCATTGTTAGAAATGGGGAAGACAAAACGTCTGTTGAAGCAATTTTTGATATATATCATGAAAAAATAAATGAAATTCTTAATGAAAATGGCATTGAAATAGAAGATTATCTATTTATAAGGCGTGAAGGCTATGTAAATGGAAAGAGTATCGTTAGAATAAATGGTCATGTTGTAACAAATAATACCTTAAAATTAATCTCTAAATATTTGATGGATATACATACACAGCATCAAAATTATGAGTTGTTAAATAACGCTAAGCATATTAATTATTTAGATAAATATATAGGTAAGAAAATTGATTTTAAAAATTATTTGGACGTATTTAGAGAATGGAATGAGATAAGATATAAAATAAATGAGATTAAAAATAATGATCTTAATGATAGTTATATAGAATATGTGAAGTTTCAAATAAATGAGCTTACTTCTGCAAAACTTATTATAGGTGAGGACTATGAATTAGAAGAAAAGATAAAGTTGCTTAATAATAGTGAAAAAATTAGCAAGACTCTTAATTTTTCATTAGACTCGTTGATTTATAGAGAGCAGTTTGCTATAAATAGTGAGTTGATTAATATTATAAAGTCTATTAGAATGATTGATTTGAAAGATCTTAATGAAATTTCAAATAAATTGGAAGGAATTTACTATGATTTAGAAAGTATAAGTGAAGATATAAAAGCGATATGTGATAAAACTCATTTTGATGTAAATGAATTTGATTGTATAAATGCGAGAATATATAAAATAAATGCTTTGAAGAAGAAATTTAACAAAATGAATGTTGAAGAGCTAGTTAAGTATAATGAGGAATTACAATTATATTTGGATAATGTTTTAAATCAAGAGAGGGTTCTTAAAGATTATGAAAAAATCGAGTATGAAAAGCGTAAGCAACTTAAAATAGAGGCAGATAAAATAACAGAAATACGTAAAAAGTATGCAAAAATGATTGAAAATGAAATAGTTAATGAATTAAATTACATGGGAATGGAAAATATAATTTTTAAGATTAATATTGAAAAAGATAAATATTTTACACAAACTGGAAATGATAACGTTAACTTTTTTATTTCTACAAATAAAGGTGAACCCTTAAAAGATTTATCAAAAGTTGTATCTGGAGGTGAATTATCTAGAATAATGCTAGCCTTAAAAATTGTATTTTTAGGAAATGAACCTATTTCTGGGATAATTTTTGATGAGATTGATACTGGAGTTAGTGGTAAGATAGCTCAGAAGGTCGGAGAAAAAATGTATTCATTATCTAAGAGATGTCAAGTTTTTTGTATAACTCATCTTGCTCAAATTGCAAGCTTATCTGATAATCACTATGTTGTTTCAAAAAAGATAGAAAATGATAAGACATATTCTCATATAAAAATGATAGGTGATGAAGAAAAGGTAAGTGAGATTGCTAAGATGATTGGTGGAGAGAGTATTACTGAAGGAGCATTTATTAGTGCTAAGGAACTTATTGGCAATAAAAAATTATTAGAATAA
- the spoIVB gene encoding SpoIVB peptidase, with translation MRIKKFLKIFAVFTPILVLFLYISSVLVSIPEVVFLRDGNNLKSNKGIINYTLDKIYDNIAEYNAEFLGFKIRTVEVMAISKEVELYPGGHIVGIKLRTNGPLIVGFSDIENDLQKPYSPSKDGGLNVGDIILSINDIEINSSELLSETLNSLDADELDIKVERDEKIIVKKIHPIKSVDGKNKIGLWVRDSTAGIGTVTFIDPVTGIYGALGHPITDVDTGDIIKISKGNIVSSSIVNVKRGEKGNPGELKGVFINDDINLGSVEQNTKFGIFGKYSLENIYTEKLKIALKDEIQEGPAQIISTVDNGEPKLYDVVIEKLLQQDNPSSKSMIIKVVDEDLLKKTGGIVQGMSGSPIIQNNKIVGAVTHVLVNKPDTGYGIYIEWMLKESKIFD, from the coding sequence ATGCGAATAAAAAAGTTTTTAAAGATTTTCGCAGTATTTACTCCTATATTAGTATTATTTTTGTATATTTCCTCTGTTTTAGTTAGTATACCAGAGGTTGTATTTTTGAGAGATGGAAATAATTTAAAATCTAATAAAGGGATAATAAATTATACACTAGATAAGATTTACGATAATATTGCAGAGTATAATGCTGAATTTTTGGGTTTTAAAATTCGAACAGTTGAGGTTATGGCAATTTCTAAAGAAGTTGAACTTTATCCTGGAGGTCATATTGTTGGAATTAAATTAAGAACTAATGGTCCACTTATTGTTGGATTTTCTGATATAGAGAATGATTTGCAAAAACCTTATAGTCCATCAAAAGATGGTGGACTTAATGTAGGAGATATAATTTTATCTATAAATGATATTGAGATTAATTCATCTGAACTTTTATCAGAAACATTGAATAGTTTGGATGCTGATGAATTGGATATTAAAGTAGAGCGAGATGAAAAAATTATTGTAAAGAAGATACATCCAATTAAAAGTGTTGATGGTAAGAATAAAATAGGACTTTGGGTTAGAGATTCAACAGCTGGGATTGGGACAGTAACATTTATTGATCCTGTTACTGGTATTTACGGAGCGTTAGGCCATCCTATAACAGATGTTGATACAGGGGATATAATTAAAATTAGTAAAGGTAATATTGTTAGTTCTTCGATTGTCAATGTTAAGCGTGGAGAGAAAGGAAATCCTGGAGAACTTAAGGGAGTTTTTATAAATGATGATATAAATTTAGGAAGTGTTGAGCAGAATACGAAGTTTGGTATATTTGGAAAATATAGTTTAGAGAATATTTATACTGAAAAGTTAAAGATAGCCTTAAAAGATGAAATTCAGGAAGGACCAGCTCAAATAATTTCGACAGTTGATAATGGAGAACCAAAGTTATATGATGTTGTTATTGAAAAATTGCTTCAACAGGATAATCCAAGTTCTAAGAGTATGATAATTAAGGTAGTAGATGAAGATTTACTTAAAAAGACAGGAGGAATTGTACAAGGAATGAGTGGAAGTCCTATAATACAAAATAATAAAATAGTGGGCGCAGTAACTCATGTATTAGTTAATAAACCAGATACTGGTTATGGGATATATATAGAATGGATGCTTAAAGAAAGTAAAATTTTTGATTAG
- the spo0A gene encoding sporulation transcription factor Spo0A, which yields MENKKIRILIADDNDEFCIILKDYLNNEGNFDVVGVAKNGIEALKLISESKPDLLILDIIMPHLDGLGVLEKLSLNKDSELAPKIIVLSAVGQDKITQNAIKLGVDYYVLKPFDMDIFIRRIKEMFSITLDQKYFVQKPENMINSNNGDSTNSFKQSEPVDLESEITSIIHEIGVPAHIKGYFYLREAISMVVNDIELLSAVTKELYPSIARKYNTTSSRVERAIRHAIEVAWSRGQVESINKIFGYTIHNEKGKPTNSEFIAMVADRLRLKNKVG from the coding sequence TTGGAAAATAAGAAAATAAGAATTTTGATTGCTGATGATAATGATGAGTTTTGTATAATTTTAAAAGATTATTTGAATAATGAAGGTAATTTTGATGTTGTTGGGGTAGCTAAGAATGGGATTGAAGCATTGAAGCTCATATCTGAAAGCAAACCTGATCTACTTATACTTGATATAATAATGCCGCATTTGGATGGATTAGGTGTATTAGAAAAATTAAGTTTAAATAAGGATTCAGAGTTAGCTCCTAAAATTATTGTATTGTCAGCTGTTGGACAAGATAAGATAACACAGAATGCTATTAAGTTGGGTGTAGATTACTATGTTTTAAAGCCTTTTGATATGGATATTTTTATCAGAAGAATAAAAGAAATGTTTAGTATTACATTAGATCAAAAGTATTTTGTCCAAAAACCAGAAAATATGATTAATTCTAATAATGGTGATTCGACTAATTCTTTTAAGCAATCGGAACCTGTTGATTTAGAGAGTGAAATCACGAGTATAATACATGAAATTGGAGTCCCAGCACATATTAAAGGATATTTTTATTTAAGAGAAGCGATTTCGATGGTTGTTAATGATATAGAATTATTATCTGCAGTTACAAAAGAGTTATATCCTTCTATTGCTAGAAAGTATAATACGACATCAAGTAGAGTTGAGAGGGCTATACGTCATGCTATTGAAGTTGCATGGAGTAGAGGACAAGTAGAAAGTATAAATAAAATATTTGGATATACTATACATAATGAGAAGGGGAAACCAACAAATTCTGAATTTATTGCGATGGTAGCAGATCGCTTAAGACTTAAAAATAAAGTTGGATAA
- the deoC gene encoding deoxyribose-phosphate aldolase, which produces MFSKYFDHTILSANLTKNEIIKLCNEAKEYNFASVCVNPCYVKLCYEQLRNTDVNICTVVGFPLGSMTTESKLFETKEALKNGASEIDMVINIGKLKDKEYDYVKNEIKLLKDACGNKVLKVIIETCLLTDEEKIMACKLSKEAGADFVKTSTGMSKAGATKEDIELMRKAVGNELGIKASGGVRDLETVNCMIEAGATRIGSSSTVKIIKDYIELNK; this is translated from the coding sequence ATGTTTAGTAAGTATTTTGATCACACTATATTGAGTGCTAATTTAACTAAGAATGAAATTATTAAATTATGTAATGAAGCAAAAGAATATAATTTTGCTTCAGTATGCGTGAATCCTTGTTATGTAAAACTCTGTTATGAACAACTTAGAAATACAGATGTTAATATTTGTACGGTTGTTGGTTTTCCCTTAGGAAGTATGACTACAGAATCTAAATTATTTGAAACAAAAGAAGCATTGAAGAATGGTGCTTCTGAAATAGATATGGTTATAAATATTGGAAAACTAAAAGATAAGGAATATGATTATGTTAAGAATGAAATTAAGCTCCTTAAGGACGCTTGTGGAAATAAAGTTTTGAAAGTTATAATAGAAACTTGTCTTTTAACTGACGAAGAAAAAATAATGGCTTGTAAATTATCAAAAGAGGCTGGAGCTGATTTTGTTAAAACATCTACAGGAATGTCTAAAGCTGGAGCTACTAAAGAAGATATAGAATTAATGAGAAAGGCAGTTGGTAACGAGTTAGGGATTAAAGCATCTGGAGGGGTTAGAGATCTTGAAACTGTAAATTGTATGATAGAGGCTGGTGCTACGAGAATAGGATCTTCTTCAACAGTTAAAATTATTAAAGATTATATCGAATTAAATAAATAG
- a CDS encoding SGNH/GDSL hydrolase family protein, translating to MQEFKYIYSDFQIEEYMLTFLRSVISTEWDGDKKEVVFLGDSIIRDYDLDRFFPKIKTKLFNCGVSGITTQGLHNIIKQGVIRHKPSTIVILVGTNDMSEENSKRDNEIIDNIAKLIIDLKIILNGVNIVFISILPCDEDRYGKNSIAGGGRTNERIEKLNSVFKEFEKYYKDYIFVDAFKELSDDNGNLIKQYTHDGLHLNVDGYEKLTKELNPIIEKLIKK from the coding sequence TTGCAAGAATTTAAGTATATTTATTCAGATTTTCAGATTGAAGAATATATGTTAACATTTTTAAGAAGTGTCATTTCGACTGAATGGGATGGAGATAAAAAAGAAGTTGTTTTTTTGGGGGATTCTATAATTAGAGATTATGATTTAGATAGATTTTTTCCAAAAATAAAAACAAAGTTATTTAATTGTGGTGTATCAGGTATAACAACGCAAGGTTTGCATAATATTATAAAGCAAGGCGTGATTCGTCATAAACCGAGTACTATTGTTATTCTTGTTGGAACAAATGATATGAGTGAAGAAAATAGTAAAAGGGATAACGAAATAATTGATAATATCGCCAAATTAATAATCGATTTAAAAATTATATTAAATGGAGTTAATATAGTTTTTATATCTATTTTGCCATGTGATGAGGATAGATATGGTAAAAATTCTATAGCTGGTGGTGGGCGTACCAATGAGCGTATAGAAAAATTAAATAGTGTGTTTAAAGAATTTGAGAAGTACTATAAAGATTATATCTTTGTAGATGCATTTAAGGAATTATCTGATGATAATGGTAATTTAATTAAACAGTATACTCATGATGGATTGCATCTTAATGTTGATGGATATGAAAAATTAACGAAAGAACTTAATCCGATTATTGAAAAATTGATAAAGAAGTAA